In Sesamum indicum cultivar Zhongzhi No. 13 linkage group LG8, S_indicum_v1.0, whole genome shotgun sequence, the sequence TGAAATGTTGGAGTTTAGGTTTTCTTCTCCCTCAAATATGTTTGCTTGAACTCTTTTTTGTCCCGTTCAATTGGAAGaaagaaggggaaaaaaactAATCTTTCTCCAGAATTTATGCTACCTATTTTAGTCCTTATATCTTGTTTGAAGCTATATGGGGCAGCTTGAAGATGTTGACTCATTATCCCAACCTTCATTCTTAAACATAGTCTTTACATTAAATTGGACTCCTCGGAATGGATACAGTGTATTTTTGCTTCCCCCTTTTCACATATGTTTTGTTAGTCTTCATGTACTTGAAAATAATTGGAGTAGAAAGTTTATTATGGTTGGTTGTAAGTAAAGCTATGAAGTGTTTTTATTTAGATCAGAATTAAATCCCATATTGCAGCCTTTGATCTTGAAAGTGGGCAGCATGAAACAACAGAGAGAGATGTGTGGGTTGTTACTTGTTAGTCAGAAGATGCTTTTTGTACTCCAACAGTTTGGATTGTGCAATTTCCatcaaatttactttttatttggcAACTTCAGTCTGGATACTATAAAATTGGCAGAAGATGATGTTTGCTTTCCTTCCATTGGCATAGAATCTATATAGTGAATTTGTTTAACCTCTTGTTTCCTTGAATTGGGTATTGATTATGAGTTGTTGTGTTCTGGTGCCTTGGCAAACATCTCAAGTCATAGCCCAACAAATTGCATGTGAATTGGAGTTTTGAATGTTTACTTTCTAAATACACCTTGCAATAGTGCCCATATTCTATTTTACCTTGACTTATTTTCTTCATGGATGATTGATGCTGATTGCATCCACTTCTGTAATTTATCATGGCAGGGCTTTCACTCAAATCCCAGGAGCTAACAGCTATCTTTTTGGCTGTTAGATTATATTGCAGTTTTGTCATGGAATATGACATACATACCGTGCTTGACATGGCTACACTGGCTACTACGGCGTGGGTTATTTATTTGATCCGATTTAAATTGAAGTCAAGTTATATGGAGGATAAAGACAATTTTGCGCTATATTATGTGGTAAGTCCTTTTGTGGAATCTTGTCATCTTCGTCTGCGGCATAATTCTTTTACTTAAACAAAACTGGTTGAGTTCTATCCTTTAACTATTAGCTTGATAATGGCATACCCTACTGCCTAGGGGCTTGCATCAAGTGAATACAAACAATCCTAATTTTCATGATATTGAAAGGCTTTAGCACAAAAGTAATAGGGTATTTGGATACTGTTGGTGATGTATGTGACGGAGTCCTCAGCCCCTAATTGCCATATGCACTCTTTTTGAGGAAGTAAGGCCATTTGCAGTTCAACTTTGGACAGGCGAACAATTGGGCTTAGAATACATCAATTTTTGCTTCCCCTCTTTATATCTGTAACCAAATATTGATGTTACTACACCTCCATTTATACATTACTTTCCTACGTATTTTGACTTTTCGGCCAAACCTAGGAGTTTCTCGAATGCCTTGATGAATGTAACCTAACCTTGGATCTGGTAATCTTGACCTGTTTGTAGCTTCAAGGTTTAGCATACCCAATTAGTCACTTTACCTCAAGCTCCCATTTCATGAAGTTgttctttgtaatttatattttgctgTTTGTGATATAGACCAGCCAGAATCACTATATTGTTAGTGCTTTGTGGTGAGACCTTCATGGTTAATGTTGCAATGATTCGAAGGTTGTGAGACCTTTAGCAGCAACAAGAGGAGCATCTCTTTCGgtttgaatatttttcaatttagggTCTACAGAGCTGTAGTGACCGGTATTTAAGAAGGGGAAATTTGTCAGTCTAACTGGATGTGATTCCAAGAGTCGATGGATTTTCTATAACACtttctttttatgaatttggGATCTTTCCATTGTTTTTTGCATTCACTGTTTAAGGAAAGTGCCTTGGGCCTGTGCAGGTGGTTCCTTGTGCTATTTTAGCTTTGCTAATTCACCCATCTACATCACATCACTTCGTCAATAGGATTGCCTGGGCTTTCTGTGTCTACCTGGAAGCTGTTTCAGTGCTTCCACAACTGCGCGTCATGCAGAACACTAAGGTTAGACTTTTTTTCTTGGGGAACGTAAATTGCATATGCACACTAATAACGTTTTCATTGTGAAATTTGAGCAATATAATGCATAACGTGAtgacatttttaatattttggcgGCAGATTGTTGAACCGTTCACGGCTCATTATGTATTTGCACTTGGTGTTGCGAGGTTCTTGAGCTGTGCCCACTGGGTCCTTCAGGTTTGATGCATGAACTTATCATGCACAGTTGTTTAAAATAGTTTGGCGTTATGCACAATGCAAAAACCTTGCAAGCATCCATGACTTGATCACATTATTGTTCTTTGGTTTGTATGTTGCCTGCAAATTAAAGAATTGGTTCAAGTAAATATCCTCTATCACAACATTGCCTACTAGAAGCTCAAACTTTAATATAAGAGAGAGTAGGTCTATCTCTTATTTGAAATGGACAGATTGGCATTACTGTTTCCCAATTGCAATTGGCAGGTTTTGGACAGTCGTGGTCATCTCCTCGTGGCATTGGGTTACGGACTTTGGCCTTCAATGGTTCTTATATCAGAAATTGTTCAAACCTTCATACTCGCCGACTTTTGCTATTACTATGTAAAAAGGTTGAACGACTTGCACCATCGCTGACGTAAACCCATCTTCTGCAAATGCTTTGAATTGCCATATTAACCATGATTTTTCACCTGCAGTGTTTTTGGAGGTCAGCTTGTGTTGCGCCTTCCGTCTGGAGTGGTGTAATTAGTGGTCTCGTACAAGAAGCTAAATCTACTTGTTTTCAGTGCACTTGAGGGGTTGCCTGTGGGCTGGTTCTTCAGCAGAAAGCTACTGCATTGCAAGTTTGGTAGTTCAGGCAGAttggataatttaaaatcGACCTCAACTCACAAGAAATCATATTGGCCTAATTGTATCTGGTACTTATTTGGTTTTAGAGAGTGGATTTCATTGTAATTCAGTACGCATAGAGCCCCGTGGTGTGAAAATAGTGATATCGATTCCAATTTTAGCACTTGACATTGTA encodes:
- the LOC105169718 gene encoding putative ER lumen protein-retaining receptor C28H8.4 yields the protein MMPPRRPIQAVVTWVRRQPPKVKAFLAVISGMAALVLIRAIVHDHDNLFVAAEAVHSIGISVLLYKLMKEKTCAGLSLKSQELTAIFLAVRLYCSFVMEYDIHTVLDMATLATTAWVIYLIRFKLKSSYMEDKDNFALYYVVVPCAILALLIHPSTSHHFVNRIAWAFCVYLEAVSVLPQLRVMQNTKIVEPFTAHYVFALGVARFLSCAHWVLQVLDSRGHLLVALGYGLWPSMVLISEIVQTFILADFCYYYVKSVFGGQLVLRLPSGVV